AGGATCCCCCATGCCCAGCTATCAGCTCCGCGACACCGCCACCCGCCGGCTCCTCGCCAGCGGCCTGGCCGACTACGCCGCGGCCGAGGCCGCGGCGGACCGCCTCGACGACGAACTGGAACGCGACCTCGCGGCCAACGGCGAAGGCGCCGGGCGCATCCGGCTGCGCCTCGACGTCGAGAAGGTCACCGCCGGCAGCACCGAGGCCGTCGGACACCACGTGCTCCTCCTGGGCGTCAACGACCTGGCCGACCCCCTGCCCGCGCTGTAGCCGACAGCGCTTGCCCACGAACCGCGATACGACGATCGAACACCGGGTGCCTCGCTCCCACACGCTGCGCCGCGCTGCCTCCCGGCTCAGGCGGGCTCCCGACGGCCGCCGTCAGGACGATCGCCGAACACGGACGCAGGCTGGGCAGATAGCCTGCGGTCACATCTCGTCGGGGAGCATCAAGGTCATGACGGGCTCGCCCGAATCGCCGGGCTCCGTGATGGCGATGAGCCGGTCGGCGCCAGTGGGCTCCTGCCCGGAGGGCAATTCCCCGGCTGGCACAACGAAACAGATCTCGTCCGCGGGCGAGGCTTCGACAGCCCTTGCCACGGCGGACAGCACCGTCCTCAGCCGCCCAGCCTCGCCACCATCGTTACCTGCCACGAATTCCTGCCGCGCGCCTGCAGTGATGATCAGCGGCATCTCGATGCCAGCGGCCGAGGCGGCCGCGGGCGGGACCTCGATGAAGGTGCCGTCCTCGAAGGCCTCTGCCCGCGTGTAGGAGAAAACCTCGGGCCCGTATTCATCATCCATGTCACATGCCCCGATCCATCAACTCTCGCCTGTCCAGCGTCCTGTTGAGCTTGCCGTCCTTGCCCCACGACCGCTGTCCCTCGTTCGAGTGACTACACCGTGCCCGGTCACAACCACAGGGCCTCAGAGGTCTCGCGGTCCCACATACACGCCGATCGGTTGTCCCGGCAACCAGCCGGATCACGGGCTCGCGGCCGCGGCGCGGGCGGGGCTGTGACCTGCGCAGCCTTCCCCAAAAAGAGGTTGCACCATCCCCGGAAAGGTGTATAATTGATTTCACATTCCAGGCGGCAAATTGGAACGGTCACCAGCGACTCAGGAGCAGCCGTGATCACATTGCCTCTTACCCCCGAACAGCGCACCGTTTACTGGACAGTGACTGTCCACGACACGTACGGGTCCGCGCACCAGTCGACCGGCCTGCACGCATCGGCCGTTCGCCAGCAGTGCGACTTCTGGACTGCGAAGCCGTCGACAGCCCGCATGGAACTGACCGAGCACACACTCGTTCAGGCCCGCACGATCACCACCTTCGAGGACCTGCCGGGCGAGGGCGAAGCAACGCCGCTGCTGGATCTCCCGGCCGACGCACACCAGGTGAAGCGGTTCTTCAGGTTCACCCGCGCTCGTGATGACGGTTCCCTGACCGGCTTCGGCCCGGCCGTTCTGCGCACCGGCGACGACGTCCGCCGCTTCTACAAATGGACCGTCAGCACCCAGGACCGCGCCCAGGCCGTCCACGTCGACGTCTCCACCCTCCGGGTCCTCACGCTCACTCACCTCACCCGGGGGATCCAGCTCGCCGACCTGCCCGACGACTTCACCGGCTCGCTCATGGGCCAGCTGGAAACGGAAGGCCTGTGCTGGGTCCCCGTCCACGGGCACACCGGGACGTGCCTGCGCGTCCGCTTGGCCGACGGCTCGGAGATCACCATCAGCCCTGCGGCCGCCGACGGGCGCGAGGCCGGCTCCCAGCACGCGGTCGGCGCACTCGGCGGCTGGCTCGCCGTGTGGGGCGACGCCAGCGACGCCGTCGCCGAGGTCTACCGCTCCCGCCCGGGCCTGACGCGTGCCGCGAACACCGCGGCTCTGGCGGACTCGGTACTCAAGTGCGCCCGCAAGCACGGCGGTGGGCCCATCCTCCGGGACAAACCCCGGCAGCCCCACGCCTGAGGCGCCAGTTCGGTCCTCCCCCTGTCGGCCGGGCGCGGCAACGCCCGGCCGACAGGCCACCAACTCAGCTCGCAAGGAGACGTCCTCATGAGCCGCGACCTGCAGCTCGGTCTGTTCCCCACCGAACCGGTAGCCGACCCCCTGCCGGACCTCGTCCCGGACGAGGTCGACATCTACATCCTCAATCTCTCCGGCGGGAAGGACGGCCCCCGCGCCGCCGCCCTGGCTCTGGACGCCGCGCGCGCCGCCGGCGTCGAAGACCGGGTCTACACCATCCACGCCAGTCTCGGTCCCTTGGAGTGGCCCGCTGTCACCGTCGACGGCGTCCGCTACCCCGGCAGCAGCGAACTGGCGGCCCTCCACAGCCGGGCCCTGGGGGTGCCTCCCGAGCGGCACATCGAGGTCCGCCGGAGTCGTGACCTGGAGGGCGAGCGCGTCCCCTACGACCTGCTGACCTACATCGCCGAGCGCGGTGACTGGCCGTGGAAGGGGGTGCTCCCCTGCCGGAGCGACTGGAAGACCGGCCTCATCTACGGCGCTTTCAGCTCCATGGTCCGGGCCCGCAAGAGGGAGCTCGGCCGTCCGGTGGTCTGCGCGAACGTCCTGGGGATCAGGGCGGACGAGAGCCCGGACCGCAAGAAGCGGCCCGCGCTCCGGACAACGACGGACAATACGGCCCGTGTCGTGCACGAGTGGTCCCCCGCCCACCAGGTGACCACCCAGGAGGTCAAGGACTGGACGGACGAGCAGGGTCTTCCTCACCAGTGGTGCTACGACTCCCACCCCGGGGCGGGAGATTGGAAGGGATCCAGCCGCTGCTCCTGCTCGCTGTGCGTCCTCGCCAACCGGCGGGACCTGCTGCTCGCCGTGCAGCGCCGGCCGCGGCTGGCGGAGCTGTACGCCCTCGTCGAGCGGGTGCGGGGGGTCCCCTTCAACCCCAACACGAGCATGGCCGAGTTGATCGAACGGGCCGCCCGCCCCGGAGCACCTGATCCGGGGGTGGTCACCGAGGACGAAGGACCCGAGTTCGACGCTCTGGAGAGCGCCGTCCAGGCCGCGCTGAAGAAGCCTGCCAAGCGGGCCCGCTACGTCCGCCCCGTACCCGCGGGAGATGCCCTGCCCGGCTGCTGCAACGGCTGCGCGGCCGGCGGTGCCGCCGGGCCGGACCAGGAGGTGTGACGTGTACACCTCTGGTCACTTGTTCAACGGTGGCTGCGGCGACGTGCGCGGCTTCGCCAACGCCGGATTCGACCCGCGGTTCGGCGCGAACCACGACGCGGCGAGCGTGGCGACAGCGCGCCTGAACTGGTCCAACATCTACGTGCGCGAAGCCGCGATTCAAACGATCGACATGCGCACCCTGCCCTCCGTCGACGTCCTGGTCGGCTCGCCGATCTGCTGGGAATCCGCCCCCTCGGGCGGCAACAGCCAGGTCCGTGTTCA
The genomic region above belongs to Streptomyces sp. B21-083 and contains:
- a CDS encoding DUF6573 family protein, encoding MDDEYGPEVFSYTRAEAFEDGTFIEVPPAAASAAGIEMPLIITAGARQEFVAGNDGGEAGRLRTVLSAVARAVEASPADEICFVVPAGELPSGQEPTGADRLIAITEPGDSGEPVMTLMLPDEM
- a CDS encoding phosphoadenosine phosphosulfate reductase, translated to MSRDLQLGLFPTEPVADPLPDLVPDEVDIYILNLSGGKDGPRAAALALDAARAAGVEDRVYTIHASLGPLEWPAVTVDGVRYPGSSELAALHSRALGVPPERHIEVRRSRDLEGERVPYDLLTYIAERGDWPWKGVLPCRSDWKTGLIYGAFSSMVRARKRELGRPVVCANVLGIRADESPDRKKRPALRTTTDNTARVVHEWSPAHQVTTQEVKDWTDEQGLPHQWCYDSHPGAGDWKGSSRCSCSLCVLANRRDLLLAVQRRPRLAELYALVERVRGVPFNPNTSMAELIERAARPGAPDPGVVTEDEGPEFDALESAVQAALKKPAKRARYVRPVPAGDALPGCCNGCAAGGAAGPDQEV